A stretch of Methanobrevibacter sp. DNA encodes these proteins:
- a CDS encoding type II secretion system F family protein → MFNNFFILIGGIFLSLIEFFKNLSLPDHSKKSKSGQIDLSIFEKLNFEVEPQLAKHETRLDEIRDELLYYLLKKYVVGLLFAVLVLLAFLTSWEISGMYLTLVLMIYMSLLYYPQIKEQRGYSDLNQELPYALRHMSIELKAGRGLHDSLITIRNANYGSLSREFNRVLEEIKFGKSTEDSLMEMSRRVKSEGLTRAIHQIIGTLRVGGNLASSLEIIAKDISFDMQIKLKEYAQKLNSFILIYTFVAILAPVISLIMLMAGSTVMGDIISSELLFVIYTIFFPLVVMFMGLFIKKLEPQI, encoded by the coding sequence ATGTTCAATAATTTCTTTATTCTTATTGGAGGGATATTTTTGTCCCTGATTGAGTTTTTCAAAAACCTATCCCTTCCGGATCACTCCAAAAAATCAAAAAGTGGCCAAATTGATTTGTCTATATTTGAAAAATTGAATTTTGAAGTTGAACCACAACTTGCCAAACATGAAACACGTCTTGATGAAATACGTGATGAACTGCTTTACTATCTGTTAAAAAAATATGTAGTGGGACTACTGTTTGCTGTATTGGTTTTACTTGCATTTTTGACAAGCTGGGAGATAAGCGGGATGTATCTGACATTGGTTTTAATGATTTATATGTCTTTACTATATTATCCCCAAATCAAGGAGCAAAGAGGATATTCTGATTTAAATCAGGAACTTCCTTATGCTTTAAGGCATATGAGCATAGAGTTAAAAGCAGGTCGAGGATTGCATGACAGCCTAATAACAATAAGAAATGCAAATTACGGATCACTGTCCCGTGAATTCAATAGAGTCCTAGAAGAGATAAAGTTTGGAAAATCAACTGAAGACTCATTGATGGAGATGTCCCGCAGAGTCAAATCTGAAGGCCTCACAAGAGCAATTCATCAAATAATAGGTACCCTAAGAGTTGGTGGAAATCTTGCAAGCAGTTTAGAGATTATTGCTAAAGACATTTCATTTGATATGCAGATTAAACTAAAAGAATATGCTCAAAAATTGAATTCATTTATTCTGATTTATACGTTTGTCGCAATTTTGGCGCCAGTAATCAGTTTGATAATGTTAATGGCAGGTTCTACAGTCATGGGAGATATAATTTCTTCAGAATTACTGTTTGTAATTTATACGATATTTTTCCCGCTGGTTGTGATGTTTATGGGTTTGTTTATAAAAAAATTAGAGCCACAAATTTAA
- a CDS encoding CpaF family protein produces MNNDIIPQYDVVRQNYSAEERILLGEIRENLVDLAISTGENYQANEEILLNDIKNFLFLRLSGENQNNNISNEYLDSLSRKFLRDIIGYGEIDPLIQDDELEEIMIIGTSKPIFVYHRKYGMMKTNLQFNDESELRDIIDSIARQINRRIDQESPILDGRLADGSRINATIPPVSADGPSLTIRKFRRDPLTIIDLINSKTISLDLAGFLWLCIDGLGVKSANAIISGGTSSGKTTTLNALSAFINPNERIITIEDTLELQIPHEHVIRMETRPANIEGKGELTMNDLVKNSLRQRPDRIIVGEVRADEAITLFTALNTGHSGFGTLHSNDARETITRLTNDPMSVPEIMIQAIDFIIMQNRIYTPSGVSFRRVSEVAEVVGMEEGTVQLNKIFQWNPERDTIENISITSNTLQQIATLSGKSIPELKSEIENRKIVLKHMINQNIRSVEGVNSVIELYYKNPKQVLNRIILNR; encoded by the coding sequence ATGAACAATGATATAATACCACAATATGATGTAGTAAGGCAGAATTATTCTGCTGAAGAAAGAATCCTTTTAGGAGAAATACGTGAAAACTTGGTTGATTTAGCTATATCCACTGGTGAAAATTACCAAGCAAATGAAGAGATATTATTAAATGACATTAAGAACTTTTTATTCTTAAGGTTGAGTGGAGAAAATCAAAATAATAATATCTCAAATGAATATTTAGATAGCTTATCTCGAAAGTTCCTCAGGGACATCATAGGATATGGAGAAATTGACCCTCTTATTCAGGATGACGAACTGGAAGAAATCATGATAATCGGAACATCCAAGCCCATTTTTGTATATCACAGAAAATATGGAATGATGAAAACAAATCTCCAGTTCAATGATGAATCCGAACTAAGAGACATAATCGATTCAATTGCAAGACAAATTAACAGAAGAATCGATCAGGAATCTCCGATTCTTGACGGCCGTCTGGCAGATGGCTCAAGAATCAACGCCACCATCCCACCGGTTTCAGCCGACGGCCCCTCACTGACAATACGTAAGTTCAGACGAGACCCATTAACCATAATCGACCTGATTAATTCAAAAACAATATCACTTGATCTTGCAGGATTTTTATGGTTGTGCATTGACGGGCTTGGAGTGAAATCCGCCAATGCAATAATATCTGGAGGAACCAGTTCTGGAAAGACAACAACATTAAATGCACTTTCAGCATTCATCAATCCGAATGAGAGAATCATTACAATTGAAGACACACTTGAGCTTCAAATTCCACACGAGCATGTCATCCGTATGGAAACAAGACCTGCCAATATTGAAGGCAAGGGAGAGTTAACAATGAATGATCTTGTTAAAAATTCACTAAGACAACGCCCAGACAGAATAATAGTTGGAGAGGTAAGGGCAGATGAGGCAATTACCCTTTTTACAGCATTAAATACAGGTCATTCAGGTTTTGGGACATTGCATTCAAATGATGCCAGAGAAACCATAACAAGACTGACCAATGACCCCATGTCAGTGCCCGAGATTATGATTCAGGCAATTGATTTTATAATAATGCAGAATAGAATCTACACCCCTTCAGGCGTTTCATTTAGAAGAGTGAGTGAAGTAGCAGAGGTTGTTGGAATGGAAGAAGGTACAGTCCAGTTAAATAAGATTTTTCAATGGAATCCTGAAAGAGACACAATTGAAAACATCAGCATTACCAGCAATACCCTACAGCAAATTGCCACATTAAGCGGAAAATCAATTCCCGAGCTTAAAAGCGAAATTGAAAACAGAAAAATTGTCCTGAAACATATGATTAATCAAAACATCCGTTCGGTTGAAGGCGTAAACAGCGTTATTGAGCTATATTACAAAAATCCGAAGCAAGTCTTAAACAGAATTATCTTAAACAGGTGA
- a CDS encoding methyltransferase domain-containing protein: MISILDIDEKIKSLEECENCSDVQIKKFSPLKDLIDFETIDGDYLRCECGKRPLDIVMGHILKIMIESEIVPEKATLRRNSPVPLSNFYFSSLNPQFIGKKTLILLHPDFTKEVALQLIEEVPEVACVLKGSPQVTVGQADKDSEINHFEILAGDDAQTNVMRTLLSDKIIIQKNQSIHHIEVAVTTEQKLVQLHNYLDNNDIKTGVALDGVCGLGAIGIYLLKYGFEKVIFNDINPEMIEALKNNLKINGIEKNYEIFNESFENLDIGDVDLCVIDAFPGADISQIKKKAEEIADNVVII; this comes from the coding sequence GTGATTTCCATACTAGACATTGATGAAAAAATCAAATCACTTGAGGAATGTGAAAACTGCAGTGACGTTCAGATAAAAAAATTCTCTCCACTAAAAGATTTAATCGATTTTGAAACTATTGATGGGGATTATTTAAGGTGTGAATGCGGCAAAAGACCATTGGATATTGTAATGGGTCACATCCTGAAGATAATGATTGAATCAGAAATTGTTCCTGAAAAGGCGACTTTGAGAAGAAACTCCCCGGTTCCATTGTCAAACTTTTATTTCAGTAGCCTTAACCCTCAGTTCATTGGTAAAAAAACATTGATTTTGCTTCATCCGGATTTTACAAAAGAAGTGGCATTACAGCTAATCGAAGAGGTTCCTGAAGTTGCTTGTGTCTTAAAGGGAAGTCCTCAGGTTACTGTTGGTCAGGCAGATAAAGATTCTGAAATAAATCACTTTGAAATTCTTGCAGGTGACGATGCACAGACAAACGTAATGAGAACACTGCTTTCAGATAAGATAATTATTCAAAAAAACCAATCCATACATCATATCGAAGTTGCAGTAACCACCGAACAGAAACTGGTTCAACTGCACAATTATCTTGACAATAATGATATTAAAACTGGTGTGGCACTTGATGGGGTGTGTGGGCTTGGAGCAATAGGAATATACTTGCTTAAATACGGTTTTGAAAAGGTAATATTCAATGATATAAACCCTGAGATGATTGAAGCACTAAAAAATAACCTCAAAATAAATGGAATAGAAAAAAATTATGAAATATTCAACGAATCATTTGAGAATTTGGATATTGGTGATGTGGATTTATGTGTAATTGATGCATTTCCGGGAGCAGATATTTCACAAATCAAAAAGAAAGCTGAAGAGATTGCAGATAATGTGGTTATTATCTAG
- a CDS encoding tripartite tricarboxylate transporter permease has protein sequence MIELVIACFIGILIGTATGMIPGIHVNTAGAILFASSTFLLTIVSPEFLCVLMVSMSIAHALIEFVPSMLLGVPQEGTATSILPGHRMVLQGRSKEVIRIVSVGGFGAIIVTIIMLPIFAIVLPILHDVTKPFTWIILLVASVYLTYSLTVNTRDFLWSLLLFILSGILGWIIFQTPISSGTTLMCTFSGLFGISTILFSLNDSSTIPHQNPFYELNIDYPKFKSIFAGGITGAILGFLPGFGPAQGTVIAQAVSGANDNDDDDTVNFLLATSGLNISDCLFSLIAIYIIGNPRSGIAVYMSYLIFEMGLNHLAIFIFASLIAVSVSLVLSLKLGDSFSRLMGGVDYKKLSIGVILLQIAILYIFIFYYKAPFFYMTLALITSTAMGMLPHYIGVGKSHLMGVLIIPAIVIYMQMFI, from the coding sequence ATGATAGAATTAGTTATAGCTTGCTTTATAGGAATATTAATCGGAACCGCAACCGGCATGATACCTGGCATTCATGTGAATACAGCCGGTGCAATACTTTTTGCATCCTCAACATTCCTTTTAACAATCGTTTCACCGGAATTTCTATGCGTTTTAATGGTTTCAATGTCAATAGCTCATGCATTAATAGAATTTGTACCCTCAATGCTTTTAGGCGTTCCACAGGAAGGAACTGCAACATCAATCCTTCCGGGACACAGAATGGTATTGCAGGGAAGGTCAAAGGAAGTAATCAGAATCGTCTCCGTTGGAGGATTTGGCGCAATTATTGTAACCATTATAATGCTTCCAATCTTTGCAATAGTCCTTCCAATACTGCATGATGTGACAAAACCGTTTACATGGATTATCCTGCTTGTTGCATCCGTTTATCTGACATACAGTCTAACTGTAAATACAAGAGACTTTTTATGGTCACTATTGTTATTCATACTTTCAGGAATTCTTGGCTGGATTATTTTCCAGACCCCAATATCCTCCGGAACCACACTGATGTGCACATTTTCGGGACTGTTCGGAATAAGCACAATCTTATTCAGCTTAAACGATTCCTCAACAATACCTCATCAAAACCCATTTTATGAATTGAACATCGATTACCCCAAATTCAAAAGCATCTTTGCCGGAGGAATAACCGGTGCAATTCTAGGTTTTCTGCCAGGTTTTGGACCGGCTCAGGGAACAGTTATTGCCCAGGCAGTAAGCGGAGCAAATGACAATGACGATGATGATACTGTTAACTTCCTGCTTGCAACTTCCGGTCTTAACATTTCAGACTGTCTGTTTTCACTGATTGCAATCTACATTATCGGAAACCCAAGAAGCGGAATAGCTGTTTACATGTCATACCTGATTTTTGAGATGGGATTAAATCACCTGGCAATTTTCATTTTTGCATCACTGATTGCAGTTTCAGTATCCCTAGTGCTGTCATTGAAACTTGGAGACTCTTTTTCAAGACTGATGGGTGGTGTTGACTACAAAAAGCTTTCAATTGGAGTAATCCTGCTTCAGATTGCCATACTGTACATATTTATTTTTTATTACAAGGCACCATTTTTCTACATGACACTGGCTTTAATTACATCTACAGCCATGGGAATGCTTCCTCACTACATTGGAGTTGGAAAATCTCATTTGATGGGCGTTCTAATTATTCCTGCAATTGTAATCTATATGCAAATGTTTATTTAG
- a CDS encoding MarR family winged helix-turn-helix transcriptional regulator has translation MIEYDDIIKESPFLVNHLITLKKTHDFYINKHIKNGTDILPSQYYMLLFLYHELGTTQSDIAKACLMDRSGVSRAFKDFEEKGLIEREIDETNKRAYKITLTKKGIETAEFIIEKEEEWDDMICSQLDIPRSDLLKLLSKISLKSLEFNREHF, from the coding sequence ATGATTGAATATGATGATATAATTAAGGAGTCCCCGTTTCTGGTAAATCATTTGATTACATTAAAAAAAACACATGATTTCTACATAAACAAGCATATAAAAAATGGAACCGACATATTGCCTAGCCAATATTACATGCTACTTTTTTTATACCATGAACTGGGTACAACACAGTCAGACATTGCAAAAGCCTGCCTGATGGACAGGAGTGGAGTTTCAAGGGCTTTTAAGGATTTTGAAGAAAAAGGACTGATTGAAAGAGAAATTGATGAAACAAACAAAAGAGCATACAAAATCACTTTAACCAAAAAAGGCATTGAAACCGCCGAATTCATCATTGAAAAAGAAGAAGAATGGGACGATATGATCTGCAGTCAGTTAGACATTCCCCGCAGTGACCTGTTAAAATTATTATCCAAAATATCCCTCAAATCATTAGAATTCAATCGAGAACATTTTTAA